The sequence CTGTTAAATGAAGGGTTCAGAGTGTTTGAATAGAGAATAAAGGTGATAGAATTCAAGTATCATAAAGCATATTGAACATGctgacaaaaacaacaacattgTGACAGTCAGAGCCATATTCACTCTGCTAGCCAACATACTGCTTCTATACACCAGCTGAAACAGTTCATTAGGATAAATGTGGCACCTAATACCTACCTGTTTTGTTGGTTGAAAGAAACttgttaggctgggcatggtggctcatgcttgtaatcccagcactttgggaagctgaggagggtggattgcttgagcccaaaagttcgagatcagcctgggtaacatggtgagaccccggtctctaccaaaaatacaaaaaaattagccaggcatggtggcatgcacctgcagtctcagctactagggaggctgaggtgggaggacgacttgagcccaggaggcagaggttgcagtaagccaaaatcatgccagTCTAGGAGACAGAGAAACTTTTTAAATCTTCAGTATTGGAATATACCTTTATAAGTCCATTTAATAGATTAATGgtttaatagaaatttattttttaaaggtaagataataataataataaggactCAGATGATGGTCCACTATGTTCAAGATCAAAATAATCAGATCTTCAAATAACATATAAAgcccaaatattttttatatttttgtattaaattcAGTATTATAAATTTTTAGCAAAATATTATGTCACATTAAATAATTAGTCTTAACCTTGGTTTTAtagatgtaaatatttaaatattataaataatgtaggTTAATACAAAGGGCCCTAGAAATTTGCCCTTAAAAGAGGTCCATATTTTACTCCAGTCTGAGAAACACTGGATAATGTCTAGAATGTTTTCCAGCTGTACGTTTTTATGTCTCTGATCTTTTTTTTCATTACCATGTGCCCTATTGCCAGCCAGGCATCTTTCACAAGCATATGAATGGTGACCATAGGCAAAAAATGAGAATGGTGTTCAATCACGGAAAAGCTGTCATCACAGCCGAGATGCTAACACAGAACAATTGATGCTGAGACACTCAGGTCATTTTCAGATAGAAAAAACAGCGTGCATATATTTTGTGAAATCTAATTCATCTACTTCATTCACAATGTATTATCCTAAAAgaactattttataaataaaaatgaacaaactgagTTTTCCTAAAACGGACTGAATGGAAAGTTAATGAATACTGTCTGTTCATGTTCCAGGCTGCTTATCAAAGACCCACCATTCGAAAGAAATGTCCAGATCTATCTTATCAAAAATTTTCAGTAAGGCCAAGAAAAGTGGCAGGCAGCATTCTGGCCTTGCTGGACACGATTGTTCATGCTGGTtctattttcttgctatttcaaGCCATTTTCATAGCTAGCAGTCAGTCTTCATGTAATTCACATTTCCAATGCTTCTAGCCTTGATCTCTTTGAAGGTCTTTGAAGACAGTTGGAGTTTTTACTCTGAGATATCAGAATATTGCATATGTTTCAATATCTAACTATCTTTTGAGCTTTTTCATTTGTGATTCCTATTAATGCCTATAAATGTATCAAGATTTTAGCAGTTTAAAAAAACTCGCCTCAATTCTTCTGTTTAGGTGAAACGAAAACATTGTGCAGAGAAAACTGCAGTTACTACCAACCTAACTGAACTTGGGGTGAATCAGCTTGCTTACaacttctaaatgttttaaaCCAAAAGAAATGGCAGAACAAAAGTTTTGTGAACTTCTAGGGTTGTGTTTGTCAGTCTGGCTGTATGCTGAGGGTAAGAAGCACTAAACACAAAAGCGAGACGAAAAggaattattttagttttagtttcctCTTCAGCAAAATGGGGTTTTCTATTTCCTCCACGGGGATTTTGAGAGAATTATAATGCATGGCATAAATGAAACACCTGCCACAAACTAAGCACGCAATgtcattttttctccattttcctttttttctttcactttttttttctttttctgagacagggtctcaccctgtcacccaggctgaagtgtagtggcacaattatagctccctgcagccttgaccccctagattcaagtgattctcccagctcagcctcccaagtagctgggactacaggcactcaccatcatgcccagctaattttttttttaatttttattttttgtagaggcagtctcactatgttgcccatgctggtcttgaactcctggtctcaagcaatcctcccaccttggcatcccaaaatgctgggattacaggcatgacccactgcacccagcctatttttcaaTACTGTTAGTACCAtaacaattattataattattattaaccCAGTACCTGCCTCTGAgtagttttcaaataaaatttagttccCATCCCCTTGTACTCAGGGTATAGCAATCATCCTTTTGAATTTTAGCACATGGCACTCAGTAGATTCAAAAGTGAGGTAGGGCATTTCCAACCCTCCCTGCACCCCCTATTCCTGTCCTTGGCCCACTCAGTGCAAGTTAGACTCATACTGTACAGAAACATTGGCTCCCCTTAAAGTCCTTGAAGACTTTGTCTCTTCCCTCTGCCCATTCTCCTCCCTGCATAACGATTAATACAACTAACATTTGCATTACATTTTACAACTATAAAAGTGTATTCACCTACATTGTTACATATAATTCTTATaatatttcactatttttatCTTCAGTTcatggatgagaaaactaaggctcaaagaAATTAATGACttagtaacaataataacaatagtaggtaacatttattttatactcaCTTTGCTCCAGGCaatgttctaagtactttacatacattattacacatttaatcctcaaaacaagtCTAATAGTGTAGTCCTCAAGATGCCCCATCCTGCCCTTTCACAGAGACAGCCTGTGTAATCCTTGGTACGATGAATATGATGATTTTCTTactgaagtaattttaaaaagagataacaCCCTTGTTTCATAAATGAACACTGCCCTAGCCCCTTCCCCTGGTTCCCTGTCTCAACTCCTCAAAAATCGATAACTGAAGAATTAACACCTGGCACTGTAAGGGGCCTCTGGGAGACACCACTGATGGGCTGGTGTCTATGCCCTTGCcatgttaaatatgttttctactAACTGACAAAAAAGACTCACTGAATACGCCCCAGACTGATATTCACTAGCGTCCTTTACTTAAAATGTGTCTTTTGGGTTTATCTCAGCAAAATGTGACTTATATGTGGTTTATATGCAGTGTGTTTGTATTTGCCCAACCTCCTTGGGATTACATCAGGAACACAACTAGGTGGCTATAAGTGGCAGAACCCAGCAGTCCATGTTTGGCACCCTGACCTCTGGCAGAGTACCACAATGCCTTCCTCAGTCATCATGGCCATCTAGAAGAGAATCAATACTCAAATCCTGACCCTGTCCTCCTCCCAATATCCCAGGGGTTTCCAAACCTGGctcattaaatatataattgccCAAACCCCACTCCACTCGGGGAAGAAATTAAGACTACCTAAATTTGGAATCCCAGAAATGTGCCTTCAAGTATCATGATGACAGGGTGGCATAGAAAACAAAGGGGCATTTAAACTCCCTAAGCCCAAGTACAACACCTTCTAAAACCCAGGAAGAACACATTAGTTCTGCCTCTTGTTAGACTGAACGTAAAAGAGAAATGTCTTAGTCcgtttcatgctgctataacataataccacagactgggtaatttataataaacagaaatgtattgacttatggttctggagtctgggaagtccaaagtcaaggagCTGCATCGGGTAAGGGtgttcttgctgtgtcatccattgcagaagggcaaaaaaggactagagagagaaagagaaaagggggcCAAACTCATCTTTTTATAAGGATCCCACTCCTATAATAATAAACCCACTTCCACGAAAATGGCATTATCCTCTCCAGAGCCCTCacggcctaatcacctcccattaggttccacctcccaacactgctgcACAGGAAATTAAGTTTCCAATGCTTGCTTTTGGCgagatacattcaaaccataggaAGGGCTGATTGTACTTTCTGGTTAGAAATTCTGCCACATGTTTTAGAAACATTTGCAGATTAAGAAACATTCTAAATGATTTATGGGGCAAAGTTGTCATCTCATCAAGCACACATTCCTGtctcagagtttttgtttttactgttctCTCTACATGGAATACTTTTCTCTATACAGAtcatcattttcttcatgtatttgcTCAAACCTCATATTGTAAAACACAACTCTATTCCTATATCCTCCCCTGACCCTCTCGCCTGCTTGTTTTACTCTGCAGCCCTCATCTCCATCTGCCGcactatatatttacttatttttcataatatgcatatataaattatatataatatatgtaataaattatatataataaatatataatataattaatatgtattatatataaactaaatatataaCTAATATGCTTGTTAACTAAAATATAAGGTATAATAGGGCAGGAAATTTGTATGCTTTACTCATTGCTGAAATCCCAGTCCCTAGAAaagtgtctggtacatagtaaatatatgttaaatattctcTGTTGAACAAGAAAACACCAGTAGAGAAACTAGCTTTGTTTATGGCAACCTTAGAATTCAGACCCCAAAATGCAGAAGACAAGAATGAATCTTGCACGTGGAGCAAGAAGGAAAGATGAGCGGCACCCTGGATATTCACTGGGAATCTAAAGGTGAATTCATGTTGAGAAATTTGATCTGAGACAAGTGTTGATATAGAGAAGGAATGAGCATGCTCAGAAACAGGAAATGAAGTCAGCAGAGGCCTCAGGTCCCATTGAGAAGTTCTCCTAATGGATGTAGTTTCTTATGATGCTCTgtgaagcagaaggaagaattgAGGTAAAGTCcttaaaaagcaaagagaaatagagaaaaaacaggAAGCCGAAGATCTTTCTCTGTTGTCTACGTTATCAATTACAAACTTCTATTGCTGACtgattaagaaagtaaaggaatttttttttttttttagatggaatcttgctcttgttgcccaggctggagtgcagcggctcactgcaacctccacttcccaggttcaagcgattctcctgcctcatcctccccaggagctgggataacaggcacgagccactacacccagctaatttttgtgtttttagtagagacagggtttcgccatgttgcccagtctggtctcgaactcctgacctcaggtgatccacctgcctcggcctcccaaagtgctgggattacaggcatgagtcactgcaccctgccaggaatttttatgtaaaatgattGGGGGTAGTTCACAGAATCATGGGAGAGCTGGAGAATCAGGTTCCAAGCTAAGTGTTCAGAAATAACACCCTAAACTTCTCTGCCAAAGAGGCCAGATTTGGAAAATACTAGAATCATGTCTCCAAAAGCCAATgggaatatgtattttttaacacaGATCCAGTATGTATTTTTTGACCCAGAAGGTCAAGACTTGGTTAATCTTCACTAACAAGGATAGTTGTTCAGGTAGCTAACCATGCCTGAGTACAGCACGGGAAGCCTGGCTAGGGGCTGAGCTACTGGACAGGAAGCGTGGCTGCTAATTGgtaagagaaagcagggaaggtggaaaacagaaaggaatgaCTAACATGGGGCACAGGGCCGGGAGGAGGACACTACAGTCCTACATGAGGCTTGTATTGTCTTAAATTAGATTCAAAACTCACAAGAAACCCTGCTGCttaagagagaagggaaggaaaagacaCAGGAACAGGAGGAGCAAGGTAAGGAGGCTGTGTTTTCCATGGGATTGGTCCCAAAAGGGTCCCGACCAGAAGGTTTCCAGGCATGCCAGCATCCTCCTTTCTATCACTCAGCAGGGGGGCTGATGGGTTCAGCCCATAATTACAAGTTTTAGAAGGGACTAAGAATGGAGAGTAGAACTGAAAACGGCAATTCAGAACAGAATAATATATCACAAACTCCCAACATAGCTAAGAATgaggaaataaacaaaactgacTGAAAAGCCAATATAGATCGTCTGTTAAAGTCTACTACAGTTTATGCACTTGCTCAGAGACTCGGGTTCTTTGCTGTGTCcacttaggttttgtttttttgtttgtttgtttgtttgttttttgtttttgagacggaatctcactggtcgcccaggctggagtgcagtggcgcgatatgggctgactgcaagttccgcctcccgggttaacaccattctcctgcctcagcctcccaagtagctgagaccacaggcgcccgccaccacgcccagctaattttttgtatttttatcagagacggggtttccccgtgctggccaggatggcctcaatctcctgacttcgtcatctgcctgcctcggccttccaatgtcctgggattacaggtgtgagccgccgctcCCGGCCCACTTAGGTTTTTTATGCAAAACTCTACCAAGTGCAAAACCTAGGTTCCAAGTCCTCAACAGGTTAGAAGCAGGAGAAAGGCCAACACAAAACTCCTACAAGGAATAACAGACAGCAGTTTGATATCATGGGATGAAACGGATCATCAAAAATTGAAAGCCTAATACACACTCAATAACTTCTATGACATCATTAAATCGAATACATTATTGTGAAAgaatttctccatttattcattcatttatatatttaagaataatTATTCAGCATCTAGGATGTGTAAGGAAGTAGACTGGTTATTGAGATACAACTGTGAATAAGACAAAGTTCCTGTTCATAAGAAGGGCTTAATCTAAATGAGGTTACAGATTATTTTAATACAATACACTTGGTTACTATAGACTGATAGAGTAAGACAGAGAATGCTATAGTGCCACAGAGAAAGGGAATAAAACCCACTAGAGGAAGCTCAGGAGAGGCTTTCGGAGAAACTAGGAACCACACCAGAGCCTGAGGGATAATTAGGAATTAGCAGGGAAAGTAGAAACAGGAAAGagaactttttttccccttagagaTGGGTTATCATTCTGTTACCCGAGCTGAtacagtacagtggcacattcatagctcattgcagccttgaaatTCTGGTCTAAATCAATCCTCCCTctccagccttctgagtagctagggccCAGGCGTGCACcaggttttttctgtttttgtttgaggCTAGAATTTGGAGACCAACTTGGgtctctatgttacccaggctggtctccaactcctggcctcaaggaatcttcctgcttcagcctccccagtagctggaatctTTTAGCTCCATCCTGGGTGTGACCTTGAGTGTACCAATTAACCTCTCCAGCCTTCTATTTGACATCttacaaaatgaggataatcatGTGTACTCTGCAGAAATGTGAGCCCTTGAAATACTACATGTCAAGAACCTAGCTCAAAGCCTGGGTATAAAAGATGATCAAAAATTGTCatagttggctgggcgtggtggctcacgcatgttatcctagcactttgggaggccaaggtgggcggatcacctgaggttaggagtataagaccagcctggccaacatggtgaaactaaaaaatacaaaaattagccaggcatgatggcaggtgcctgtaatcccagctactctggaggcagagtcaaggagaattgcctgaacctgggaggcagaggttgcagggaaccaaaatcacgccactgtgctccagcctgggcaacagagcaagactctatctcaaaaataaataaataagatggtcatagttgtgtttattttattaacttcacAGTAGCCAGCTAAACTCCTGAAACCAACCCCCAAAATGTTGATTAACAGTTGACAGAGAATGCTGGTGTGCTGCCATGGCACTTGTTATCCCTGTTTTATTCAAATGTTTATCAATCACTTGAGACATAGCCtaaaatgattattaaatttCTAGATAATATAACACTAGACCAGATGACTAAAACACTTCAGTAGTCCCCAATAACACTGGGACCAAAACCAACAGGATGAAATTTGATGTCAGCAAAAAGAAGGACCTGTGTTGGATTTCCTTGACATTGCACTTGACACAGGACAAGCAATGATAGCATCTAAAGGACTCTCTTGTTTGTGAGTTTGGTGTGAGCTAACAGTGTGTGAGTGTCTATAACACATGCGAATTTAGTTTGCCTGACAAGGTTAGAAGTACCCtgaatttaaaaacagagaagaattaTGTGGCCGTCCCCAGTTACAATAAGGAGACAAGGCAGCTCTCTCCTCAGTAGAGTACCATAACATGTCTCAGAGACCCCTATGGCGTGGTAGTGGGAACATGCAGACTTGAATTAGATTGCTATCAATCCAATATTAAACTACTAACATGTCTATTTCTAACAGCCTCAGGGAATAGGTGTTACAAACCATCACAAAAActcatttggttttttttttttaaacacatgggAGCAACCCTAATAATAAAACTGCACAAAAGAACCAAAGGAACAAAATgcaaggaggaggaaaaagtcAGCATTACAATGATGTTGACTGCAATGACCTGGTCATATTCTTGCTTCTGAAGCACTAGGTTCTCTAGGTCATTTAAAAGGAAACTAATTAATTGcttctgatattttctttcatctcccaatcatgtctttttttttttttttctttttttaggtttTTGGCTACACATTGCCACTGGGTGGAGCTCAAAGTCCACAAAAGCACCTTGGAACCAGCAAGTAAAAAGCAGCCAGCCATGGACTCATTTTCAGAcacataacatttaaaatatttttttttctcttgtgttgATACATGAAGAAGCACAAACACTGAATGAAAGGAAGTGGCCatcttttagaaagaaagaaagcatcactgcaagtaaaaaaaaaaaaaaaaaaaaaaacagccagctCAGGAAGAGATTGCTGAAGTGGTTTTCAGAGATCAATAATGTGCAATATCCTTTAGCTCAGAGTGAGATTGGAGGCTTACAATTATAACAAATTGAAGTCCTTGCAtagagagtttgttttttttaatcaccttttttttaattgcacaGAGGCACTGGCAGCTTAGCAgctttattttgtatatgtacactgtgtgaatgtgtgcataTTATGAGTATAGGTTAAATGCATTCCTGTAAGAAGGCCCAGAGGCTGCCTGTGGGGCCCAGACAGTCCATCTGCTCCAGCAACCATCCCCttgggaaaataaaacatgaaatgcCACTAAGACAACCGATTATCACACTGTTTTAGATAAGGCAACTTGCGCTTTCCCCCTTTGTCAAACCcctgaaaggaagagttgcaaaccagaagagaaaataataatgagcTTTTCATTACCTCCAGAACATGAACTGAAAGGTTCTTTGACAAAGAGAGGAGGGAAATTGGATGTGTCTCAACTGGCTCCAGTTatattagcatttttcttttgtagctcTATTAGCATTTTTCCAATTTCCAGTTTTCTTGTGCTGATAGTACATGTTTAACAAAATTTAATTGAGTTATAACAAAATAGCTAACACTAAAGCAGTATTTATTATATGTGAATGCTGAGTATTTTATATCCTCACCCCTTTTAATACAACAGCCCTTTGAGTGAGAGGGAGGTATTATTATAATCTCCACTTTGCAGGTATGGAAAAAAAGCCTCAgcaaagttaagtaacttgtgcaATGATACACAGCTAGGAAATGGCAATACCTACCTCAGATGCCTTTCTGCACCAAAActcattctcttcctctcccaTAAGCACATTTCACTGAAATCTCAGGATGTCCTAGTTAAAAACAAACTCAGTCAGAGAGAAGATATCCCGGTTATGACCTACCTTGCTCCCGCCCCATTACCTCCTAGGTACCACCCAGCAGCATTGCAATctggggaagaaggaaggcaaTGCTCTAGCTTCCCAAGGGGAGGTTTCACCCAAAATAGGCTTAGCATCCCCTCTCCTATTAGCAGAGAAGCTCAGCCAAATGTCTGGATTCTACCATGGCTCTCCAATTTCATCCCTTGGCAGTCACTGAAGAGCACCCCAAATCTTACCACCTGTGAGAGCTCGGGCAGGTGACTTAAATTCCCCTGTGTTTTTAAACTtgtgaaatacaaataataatacctTCCCCACAGGTTTCTatgggaattaaatgagttaaagtaTATAATGCGTTTGATAGTGTCTGGCACTCTCTGCAAGCTAACACATTGACCATTATCATTATCAATGATGCAATATTGTCAGCTTTGCACCccaccctttttttcttttacaacatAATGggtttatatttaatatagtatTTCTCATCAGGAGGATATTACTCAGTTGATATAAAGTTGTTATAACATTAAATCTTTTCCATGTCAatgtctatagtttttttttacaataaatcttTCCTGAATTTCAGTATTATActgaatacatttttctaaatgtttcttcCCCAGAGATAAAAGTTTCCCTTTTTGACCATTTGATATCTAAATACAATATTAACTTGGgagataacaaaacaaaaatcaaataaaaatatggagaaaagacTCCTCAACGATTCAAGAAGTAGCGATTATAACTGAATACTGGTGATTTTCTAGGATTCTGGGCAAGAACTTCCTTCTTCCTATTTCATGTGctttgagaattttaaaactatgaaatattaCTTATATAAATTTCAGCATCTTACTTCCTTGACTTCTTTCTAACCAGCAAATACAAATCATAGGCTGCATTTTTCTGTGCATTATTTGTTGTAaagaaattttttgttgttgttcccatttcatggaaacaatgaaaaatataaaactctccTATTTACTGATTCTTCCTGGAAACTTTCACCAAAGTTCAGGTTTAGCCTCAATAGTACAAAGCCTTTCCCGGTGAGGCTTGATTCAGTAGGCCCTTCAAAGTCACATCTGTCCCTTTCTCTTTCGTGTATATACCCCCAAGCAAGCAAGAATGCCTGTAATGCTGAGAACCACACCTAACAAGAGAGCAACTGCATCACAGGCTTCTACGGCTTCACACAGGCAACACCAAAATAGTGACATGAGGACTAAGTCAGCTGTGTTGAAACTCAGGTCATGATGTTGGAATCTTGAGGGCTGAAGGTTCCAAAGAAATGGTATGTATAGAATTCTGACTTGAAATTTTTCCTTCCTGGAGCTCTAGATGCTGAGACCGAGGTTCCTTGTGACACTGCCTTCCAGGAGGCAGCCATTACAGGAACCCACTTTGTACCCCCTTTTGTAATCACAACCTCCTTATCTCCCCCCATCTCCACACATGAGCACTGTCTGCCTTGAAAGTATCCTCACCTCCAAGTCCTTCCCCTCCAATGAACCTTGCTCCTGGGGACAGAC comes from Theropithecus gelada isolate Dixy chromosome 4, Tgel_1.0, whole genome shotgun sequence and encodes:
- the LOC112622279 gene encoding LOW QUALITY PROTEIN: small integral membrane protein 30 (The sequence of the model RefSeq protein was modified relative to this genomic sequence to represent the inferred CDS: inserted 1 base in 1 codon; substituted 1 base at 1 genomic stop codon); this encodes MTXVSTQLXLVLMSLFWCCLCEAVEACDAVALLLGVVLSITGILACLGVYTRKRKGQM